Proteins from one Staphylococcus sp. IVB6214 genomic window:
- the nrdG gene encoding anaerobic ribonucleoside-triphosphate reductase activating protein translates to MKGAPLIQGSGYIAKIETHSFVDGEGVRCSLYVSGCPFRCPGCYNVAAQHFRYGEPFTDPIIDEVISACEPSYISGLSILGGEPFCNLAVIVPLIRAFRHHFGHTKDIWVWTGYQLEYLWCQDDERKTILQNIDVLVDGMFIQHLYRPNLAYRGSLNQRVIHMPTFRETFSVGRAIYVE, encoded by the coding sequence ATGAAAGGCGCACCGTTAATACAGGGATCCGGATACATTGCCAAAATTGAAACGCATAGTTTTGTCGATGGTGAAGGGGTTCGTTGCAGCCTTTATGTATCGGGGTGTCCGTTTCGTTGTCCGGGTTGTTACAATGTCGCAGCACAACATTTTCGTTATGGTGAACCATTCACGGATCCGATTATCGATGAAGTAATCTCAGCTTGTGAACCTTCGTATATTTCAGGGTTGAGCATTCTCGGTGGTGAACCTTTCTGCAACTTAGCGGTTATTGTACCGTTAATCCGTGCGTTTCGTCATCACTTTGGTCATACGAAAGACATTTGGGTGTGGACAGGTTATCAACTCGAGTATTTGTGGTGTCAAGATGATGAACGCAAGACAATCCTTCAAAATATCGATGTCCTTGTGGACGGGATGTTTATACAACATCTCTATCGTCCTAATCTTGCCTATCGTGGCTCGCTGAACCAACGGGTAATTCATATGCCGACCTTTAGAGAAACATTCTCGGTAGGACGTGCCATCTATGTTGAATAA
- a CDS encoding O-acetylhomoserine aminocarboxypropyltransferase/cysteine synthase, with translation MAESFEFETLQLHAGQEVDAVSKSRALPIYQTTSFTFDDTGHAARLFGLEEVGNIYTRLTNPTTAVLETRVAELEGGVAGVAVASGMAAITYAIQAVAQNGDHIVASDKLYGGTHTLFSHTLPKFGIEVTLVDTTKVEQIEAAIRPNTKGLFIETIGNPEGNIDDFDALATVTKKHGIVLIVDNTFASPYLFRPIEYGANIVVHSATKFIGGHGTSMGGVIVDAGNFDWGDGKFPGLSEPDPSYHGLVFKDAFGEAALAFKIRTTLLRDTGAALSPFNAFLLTQGLETLSLRLERHVENAEKVAHYLEGHDQVAWVKYAGLESNEYYENKQRYLPKGAGSIFTFGVKGGYEAGKQFIEGLELFSLLANVGDAKSLVIHPASTTHQQLTEEEQRAAGIEPETIRLSIGIEHINDIIADLDRGFAAIQS, from the coding sequence ATGGCGGAATCATTCGAATTTGAAACATTGCAATTACATGCAGGACAAGAGGTAGATGCAGTGTCCAAGTCACGTGCTTTGCCGATTTATCAAACGACTTCATTTACATTTGATGATACAGGGCATGCAGCAAGATTATTTGGGTTAGAAGAAGTGGGGAATATTTATACACGATTAACAAACCCAACGACGGCAGTGTTAGAGACACGTGTTGCCGAATTAGAAGGTGGCGTTGCGGGTGTTGCAGTGGCGTCAGGTATGGCAGCAATAACGTATGCTATTCAAGCCGTAGCACAAAATGGCGATCATATCGTAGCTAGTGACAAATTATATGGTGGCACACACACGCTTTTCAGTCATACATTACCTAAGTTTGGCATTGAAGTGACATTAGTAGATACAACGAAAGTGGAACAAATTGAAGCAGCAATCCGTCCAAATACAAAAGGACTTTTCATTGAAACAATCGGTAATCCAGAAGGGAATATTGATGACTTTGATGCTTTAGCCACTGTGACAAAGAAACATGGTATTGTGCTCATCGTCGATAATACATTTGCATCACCCTACTTATTCCGTCCGATTGAGTACGGTGCAAATATTGTGGTTCACTCAGCAACGAAGTTTATCGGTGGTCACGGTACGTCAATGGGCGGTGTCATCGTGGATGCAGGTAACTTTGACTGGGGGGATGGCAAGTTCCCAGGGTTAAGTGAACCAGATCCGTCATATCATGGACTTGTGTTCAAAGATGCTTTTGGTGAAGCAGCATTAGCATTCAAAATCCGCACAACACTTTTGCGTGATACAGGTGCGGCACTATCGCCATTCAACGCCTTTTTATTAACTCAAGGGTTAGAAACATTGTCACTTCGTCTTGAACGTCATGTTGAAAATGCAGAAAAAGTCGCGCATTATTTAGAAGGACATGATCAAGTGGCTTGGGTGAAATATGCTGGTTTAGAATCAAATGAGTACTATGAAAATAAACAGCGTTATTTACCAAAAGGAGCAGGATCTATCTTTACATTTGGCGTGAAAGGCGGTTATGAAGCAGGAAAGCAGTTCATCGAAGGACTGGAACTGTTCTCATTACTCGCTAACGTAGGAGATGCGAAGTCATTAGTGATTCATCCAGCATCAACAACACACCAACAATTAACGGAAGAAGAGCAGCGTGCAGCAGGTATTGAGCCGGAAACAATCCGTTTGTCTATCGGTATTGAACATATTAACGACATTATTGCTGACTTAGACCGTGGTTTTGCAGCAATTCAATCATAA
- a CDS encoding YibE/F family protein, producing MNAILILMLILFILMSLLGGKTGVVSFFTLFLNFIILFLTLLFIVFGAPIYIMCFVFSLLIAAVNLFLLNGVNIKTVAAFIASIFTTLLMLAAIYFSVQTGHLQGFTPEEQDETYVYSLNIGINMTQFMIFTVILAVIAAVIDLAITISSPMFELHVTNPALTRKQLFVSGMRVGREILATSANTIYLAFLGGSLTLLFWFFNLDYRLGHLINTKLFTQEIITIALGGIAIAICIPITAFMTATLLTRPKK from the coding sequence ATGAATGCGATTTTGATTCTGATGCTCATCCTATTCATCTTGATGAGTCTACTTGGTGGAAAAACAGGCGTCGTTTCGTTTTTTACTTTGTTTTTGAACTTTATCATTCTATTTCTCACACTATTATTTATTGTGTTCGGGGCACCGATTTATATCATGTGTTTCGTTTTCAGTCTATTAATCGCAGCCGTCAACCTGTTTCTTCTGAACGGTGTCAATATCAAAACGGTTGCTGCTTTTATTGCAAGTATTTTCACTACATTACTTATGTTGGCAGCTATTTATTTTTCAGTACAGACTGGACATCTACAAGGTTTTACACCTGAAGAACAAGATGAAACATATGTGTATTCTTTAAATATTGGTATTAATATGACACAATTTATGATATTTACAGTCATATTAGCAGTTATTGCAGCGGTTATTGATTTGGCAATCACAATCAGCTCACCCATGTTTGAACTGCATGTGACAAATCCTGCATTAACACGGAAGCAACTCTTTGTTTCTGGTATGCGTGTTGGTAGAGAAATATTAGCAACTTCTGCAAATACAATCTATCTCGCCTTTTTAGGGGGGTCTCTAACATTACTATTTTGGTTTTTTAACTTGGATTATCGCTTAGGCCATCTAATAAATACCAAACTCTTCACACAAGAGATCATTACGATTGCACTTGGCGGAATTGCAATTGCGATATGTATCCCTATTACCGCTTTTATGACAGCAACGTTACTCACACGGCCAAAAAAATAA
- a CDS encoding YibE/F family protein, whose protein sequence is MIHRLFRNPWHIIIGICLVLTIVLISFTYCNASFYQVPIGKVTKVTSHHSKKTVDEQHNRDIHYTDQLSVKLLNTSQKGATLNVEHQYNASHTEAQPYRAGDRLLLHINTSTNEAYVVEKKRDTLVVTVLSVFILALLVIGQRIGLQSMASLIMNTGAILVAVWLYNQNPNLDLFLLMSIAVVVATSLTLTLVTGWQSRTIVTIASTLLGTFICVGIAWLVITLTNSQGIKYETMSFLTVQPKMIFLTSVLVGTLGAVMDVAITISSGMYEILQRTPSISTQRWIKAGQNIGKDIMGTMTNILLFSYLAGSLPMLLLFLKNGNTLTYSISMNWSLEICRAITGGIGIVLTVPLTILLMQIWHRWKGGSI, encoded by the coding sequence TTGATTCATCGATTATTTCGAAACCCATGGCATATCATTATCGGTATTTGCCTAGTACTAACTATCGTGCTCATCAGCTTCACTTATTGCAATGCATCCTTTTATCAAGTACCCATTGGGAAAGTGACAAAAGTAACATCGCATCACAGTAAAAAAACAGTTGATGAACAACATAATCGCGACATACATTATACAGATCAATTATCAGTCAAACTGTTAAACACCTCTCAAAAAGGGGCAACTTTGAATGTTGAACATCAGTACAATGCCTCTCATACTGAAGCTCAGCCATACCGCGCAGGTGATCGACTTCTACTACATATCAATACATCAACAAATGAAGCTTATGTTGTGGAAAAGAAAAGAGATACGCTTGTTGTGACAGTATTGAGCGTATTTATACTCGCCTTACTTGTCATCGGTCAAAGAATTGGTCTACAATCAATGGCTTCATTAATAATGAACACTGGAGCAATTCTAGTTGCGGTATGGTTATATAACCAAAATCCAAACCTAGACCTATTTCTTTTGATGAGTATTGCAGTGGTTGTAGCAACGAGTCTGACGCTAACACTCGTCACTGGATGGCAGTCACGAACAATTGTGACGATTGCGAGTACCCTACTCGGTACATTTATATGTGTGGGTATTGCGTGGCTCGTCATTACCTTAACGAATAGTCAAGGGATCAAATATGAGACAATGAGTTTTTTAACAGTGCAACCTAAAATGATTTTTCTTACTTCCGTGTTGGTTGGTACGCTTGGCGCGGTGATGGATGTCGCCATTACGATATCGAGTGGCATGTATGAAATTTTACAGCGCACACCATCCATCTCGACGCAACGTTGGATTAAAGCGGGCCAAAATATTGGAAAAGATATCATGGGGACAATGACGAATATTTTATTATTTTCCTATTTAGCAGGAAGCCTTCCGATGTTGTTATTATTTTTAAAGAACGGCAACACATTGACATACAGTATTTCAATGAACTGGTCTCTTGAGATATGTCGCGCCATCACAGGTGGTATTGGCATTGTACTAACTGTGCCACTTACCATTCTTCTTATGCAAATCTGGCATCGCTGGAAAGGGGGAAGCATCTAA
- the nrdD gene encoding anaerobic ribonucleoside-triphosphate reductase, producing the protein MNQLEKDLKGLITKDPTIVNENANKDSQTFATMRDLTAGVVSKSYGLMHLLPQHVAAAHQSGKIHFHDLDYHPFQPLTNCCLIDAKDMLAHGFQIGNAHVTSPKSIQTAAAQLVQMIANVSSSQYGGCTIDRIDEVLSEYAIHNERKHRAMAEKYVRPEDIECYVDEQVTQDIFAAIESLEYEVNTLYTSNGQTPFVTFGFGLGTDEMSRKIQQAILQTRIKGLGKDRVTAIFPKLVFSIKKGVNFAPTDPNYDIKQLALECSMKRMYPDILNYDKTVELLGDFKAPMGCRSFLPAWQNEQGEYENSGRCNLGVVTLNLPRIALESNGDKAHFWSLFEERMNVLHDALAFRIERVKQAEPNNAPILYKHGAFKYRLQEQDDVFTLFDNQRATISMGYIGLYEVATVFYGPEWETNPEAKAFTIDILKAMRDYQYAWTAEHDVWFSIYSTPSESLTDRFCRLDYEQFGAVPDVTDKGYYQNSFHYDVRKDVTPFEKLDFEQDYPHYASGGYIHYCEYPKLDHNKKALEAVWDYSYDRVSYLGTNIPIDHCYECGFEGDFDTTDTGYCCPNCGNKDPETVDVVKRTCGYLGNPVQRPTIEGRHKEICARVKHMKVPKS; encoded by the coding sequence ATGAATCAGTTAGAAAAAGACCTTAAAGGGCTGATCACAAAAGATCCGACAATTGTGAATGAAAATGCAAATAAAGACAGTCAAACATTTGCTACAATGCGTGACTTGACTGCAGGTGTTGTTTCAAAATCATATGGATTGATGCATCTGTTGCCACAACATGTGGCTGCGGCACATCAATCAGGAAAAATTCACTTTCATGATTTAGATTATCACCCTTTTCAACCACTGACGAATTGTTGTTTGATCGATGCGAAAGATATGTTGGCACATGGATTTCAAATTGGGAATGCACATGTAACATCACCGAAGTCGATTCAAACGGCAGCGGCACAACTTGTGCAAATGATTGCGAACGTATCAAGCAGCCAGTACGGTGGCTGTACGATTGATCGAATTGATGAAGTACTCAGTGAATATGCGATACATAATGAACGTAAACACCGTGCAATGGCAGAAAAATATGTCCGTCCAGAAGATATCGAATGCTATGTCGATGAACAAGTGACGCAAGATATTTTTGCGGCGATTGAAAGTTTAGAATATGAAGTTAATACACTCTATACGTCTAATGGGCAAACACCTTTCGTGACGTTTGGTTTCGGCTTGGGAACGGATGAGATGAGTCGTAAAATCCAACAAGCGATTCTACAAACACGAATCAAAGGGTTAGGAAAAGATCGTGTAACAGCCATTTTCCCAAAACTTGTCTTTTCAATTAAGAAAGGCGTGAATTTCGCTCCGACTGATCCCAATTATGACATTAAGCAATTAGCGCTAGAATGCTCAATGAAGCGGATGTATCCGGATATTTTGAATTATGACAAGACGGTTGAACTTTTAGGAGATTTCAAGGCGCCAATGGGTTGTCGTTCGTTCTTACCTGCTTGGCAAAATGAACAAGGGGAGTATGAGAATAGCGGACGTTGTAACTTAGGTGTTGTGACATTGAATCTGCCACGTATTGCTCTAGAATCAAATGGCGACAAGGCACATTTCTGGTCACTCTTTGAAGAGCGTATGAATGTTCTACATGATGCGTTGGCGTTTCGTATTGAGCGCGTGAAACAAGCTGAACCGAATAATGCACCGATTTTGTACAAGCATGGTGCATTTAAATATCGTTTGCAAGAACAAGATGATGTGTTTACGTTATTTGACAACCAGCGTGCGACAATTTCAATGGGATATATTGGTCTTTATGAAGTGGCGACCGTGTTCTATGGTCCTGAATGGGAGACGAATCCAGAAGCTAAGGCATTTACGATTGATATTTTAAAGGCAATGCGTGACTATCAGTATGCTTGGACGGCAGAACATGATGTATGGTTTAGCATATACAGTACGCCAAGTGAATCATTGACCGATCGTTTTTGTCGTTTAGATTATGAGCAGTTCGGTGCGGTACCTGATGTAACAGATAAAGGCTATTATCAAAACTCTTTCCATTATGATGTGCGCAAAGATGTGACGCCGTTCGAGAAGTTGGACTTTGAGCAAGACTATCCACACTATGCGAGCGGGGGTTATATTCATTACTGTGAGTATCCGAAGTTAGACCACAACAAAAAGGCGTTAGAAGCGGTATGGGACTATTCATATGATCGTGTCAGTTACTTAGGAACGAATATTCCAATCGACCATTGTTATGAATGCGGATTTGAAGGTGACTTTGATACGACAGACACAGGGTATTGCTGTCCAAACTGCGGTAACAAAGACCCCGAAACGGTTGATGTAGTGAAAAGAACATGTGGCTATCTTGGTAACCCAGTGCAACGCCCAACGATTGAAGGACGACACAAGGAGATTTGTGCACGGGTTAAACATATGAAGGTGCCGAAATCATGA
- a CDS encoding poly(glycerol-phosphate) alpha-glucosyltransferase: MTLENNIQALVKKIEQESLAYDYVFISLGIPDRKAQVSLFKNRRHLDRDIHKYCQKFRSKVGKFPEWIKVDIVTDTESVLFDDVAEELVRTRRNYVDFGIALDKNWYLTFLPEEINANAFIRPEKGTSNMYLSEDNINNYMKKYTGHRRKFSIAAYKGETVTKFYTQGFIFDGEGVYRLHSKGYQKNLRQIDDLNVEMDRLIAHSTTFLEGMLQEDGRYIYGYFPHFDNTINFYNILRHSSSTYSLVEGLSYLGKDLEPVERAIEYIIKHYIATDETGAQFVFDDTKDINEIKLGQNAAFIFAVCEYIKHGGKNTSYLKYAQGVAEGVLKMIDDTTGETVHILNYPDFSVKEKYRIVYYDGEAALGLLRLYQQDHDERWLKTVQTLFEHFIKNDYWKYHDHWLGYCTNELVQVTPHEKYFRFGINNVSSYLDYMKQRETTFPTFLEMLMATYHLVEKAKVSGYQHLVDELLDEEKFLDTIHTRADYERTGFFYPEIAMYFKNPSRILNSFFIKHHGYRVRIDDIEHYLSGYVQYQHVFKK; encoded by the coding sequence ATGACGCTAGAAAATAATATTCAAGCACTTGTTAAAAAAATTGAACAAGAGTCGTTGGCGTATGACTATGTTTTCATTAGTTTAGGTATTCCAGATAGGAAAGCACAAGTCAGTCTATTTAAAAATCGTCGTCATCTTGATCGAGATATTCATAAATACTGTCAAAAGTTTAGATCAAAAGTAGGCAAGTTTCCGGAGTGGATTAAGGTTGATATCGTAACAGACACAGAATCTGTATTATTCGATGATGTAGCAGAAGAATTGGTTCGTACACGACGAAACTATGTAGATTTTGGTATCGCATTGGATAAAAATTGGTATCTGACATTTTTGCCAGAAGAGATTAATGCGAATGCTTTTATTCGTCCTGAAAAAGGGACATCAAACATGTATTTATCAGAAGACAATATCAACAACTATATGAAGAAATACACAGGTCATCGTCGCAAATTTAGCATTGCGGCATATAAAGGTGAGACAGTCACAAAGTTCTATACACAAGGGTTCATTTTTGATGGAGAAGGTGTCTATCGACTTCACAGTAAAGGCTATCAAAAAAACCTTCGTCAAATAGACGATTTAAATGTAGAGATGGATCGCCTAATCGCTCATAGTACAACATTTTTAGAAGGTATGTTGCAAGAAGACGGTCGTTACATTTATGGTTACTTCCCACATTTTGATAATACGATCAACTTCTATAATATATTACGTCACTCATCTTCGACATATTCGTTGGTAGAAGGCTTATCATACTTAGGGAAAGATTTAGAGCCGGTTGAACGCGCGATTGAGTATATTATTAAACATTATATTGCAACGGATGAGACAGGCGCACAATTTGTCTTTGATGATACGAAAGATATTAATGAGATAAAACTTGGGCAAAATGCTGCGTTTATTTTTGCAGTGTGTGAGTATATAAAACACGGCGGTAAAAATACAAGCTACTTGAAATATGCACAAGGTGTTGCAGAAGGTGTATTGAAGATGATTGATGACACTACGGGTGAAACGGTGCATATTTTAAATTACCCAGACTTCTCAGTTAAAGAGAAGTACCGTATCGTGTATTACGATGGGGAAGCAGCACTTGGTTTATTACGATTGTATCAACAAGATCATGACGAACGCTGGTTGAAGACAGTGCAAACATTGTTTGAGCATTTCATCAAAAATGATTATTGGAAGTATCATGACCACTGGCTTGGTTATTGTACGAACGAATTAGTTCAAGTGACACCACACGAGAAATACTTCAGATTTGGTATCAACAACGTAAGTTCATATTTAGATTATATGAAACAGAGGGAGACAACCTTCCCGACATTCCTAGAGATGTTGATGGCAACATATCATTTAGTTGAAAAGGCCAAAGTATCAGGGTACCAACATTTAGTGGATGAACTATTAGATGAAGAGAAGTTTTTAGATACGATTCATACACGAGCAGACTACGAGCGCACAGGCTTTTTCTACCCTGAAATTGCGATGTATTTCAAAAATCCAAGTCGCATTTTGAATAGTTTCTTTATCAAGCACCACGGGTATCGCGTACGAATTGATGATATTGAGCATTACTTGTCAGGATATGTACAGTATCAGCATGTATTTAAAAAATAG
- a CDS encoding Mur ligase family protein: MLTIKEINDILNGKTINVDQHNENNIIDDFETIFNYVNSKRTAFFSPNKKTWSRFLGRGKNAPDGNDLINLEQEDIGLIITEKEVEGLHHPIPQIIIEDSVASLKKLAIYIRNQYTNPLIAITGSMGKSSTRMITTSLLQDYHVLENRGNNNVRGAIYSNMLKLIKNPDFAVIETSLNAINYIEDTAVNLRPDVAVITGIGAAHFSSFQSIEEIAKLKARIFNGLSEDGIAIINGDTLFVDYLKEQAAKKTNNVFTYSTVTSSHADLTPEFIQYQKGSIHFGISESDSIETYKLNTISSGMISNTLGALLALKKLGVSINPKALEDFQPFSKILKMKQIQAQHHQLTLIDDTHNASLPAMINAIKAFDTQTQFFKGNKIIAIGQISDLGDKARAVHEELIPVLSESNADYILCLNNDLRPVVGQVKNKNITWYASIETMINDLKFLCNEDSLTLLKSSSGGTDFPVLARKLPHVLSANRIQYQQAELFDEMARLGESYLIIDNETLEITRAHNANNSMTIDGIGPFIFYLYAMDHNVENTTQPLKEWGTNNQTFYTGRPISTYALLKYATNSPHPSVLYELSDRLFKNFRNRSQYTHQLIEKYDFNPSVSINLTGRFMKKERQSFSVHDLYQILKDYQYDLFRFSNTFIVGHKHKSGFIRGCDQTIIFTSHTDPDALKSLITF; this comes from the coding sequence ATGTTAACTATTAAAGAAATCAATGACATCCTTAACGGCAAAACGATTAACGTGGATCAGCATAATGAAAATAATATTATCGATGACTTCGAAACCATTTTTAACTATGTCAATTCAAAACGCACGGCATTCTTTTCACCGAATAAAAAAACTTGGTCTCGCTTTTTAGGTCGAGGCAAAAATGCACCAGACGGTAATGATCTGATCAACCTTGAACAAGAAGATATTGGACTAATCATCACTGAAAAAGAAGTAGAGGGATTACATCACCCCATTCCACAAATTATTATCGAAGACTCTGTTGCATCTTTAAAAAAATTAGCAATTTATATTCGTAATCAGTATACAAATCCACTCATCGCAATCACTGGCTCAATGGGTAAGAGTTCTACACGTATGATTACTACTTCACTCTTACAAGACTATCATGTGTTAGAAAACAGAGGAAACAACAACGTGCGTGGGGCAATTTATTCAAACATGTTGAAGTTAATTAAAAATCCTGACTTTGCGGTTATTGAAACATCTCTCAATGCCATCAATTATATTGAAGATACTGCTGTGAATTTACGCCCTGATGTCGCTGTGATAACAGGAATTGGCGCAGCGCACTTTTCATCATTCCAAAGCATAGAAGAAATTGCAAAACTAAAGGCACGTATCTTTAACGGCTTATCTGAAGATGGGATTGCCATCATTAATGGAGACACATTGTTTGTTGACTATTTAAAGGAGCAAGCAGCTAAAAAGACAAATAACGTCTTTACGTATTCTACCGTAACATCATCTCATGCTGATCTTACACCAGAATTCATCCAATATCAGAAAGGATCTATTCATTTCGGTATTTCAGAATCTGATAGTATAGAAACCTACAAACTCAATACGATTAGTTCAGGTATGATTTCTAATACACTTGGGGCATTACTCGCATTGAAAAAACTCGGCGTATCAATTAACCCTAAAGCGTTAGAAGACTTCCAACCATTCTCAAAAATACTCAAAATGAAACAAATTCAAGCACAACATCATCAATTAACACTTATCGATGATACACATAACGCTTCATTACCAGCAATGATTAATGCTATCAAAGCTTTCGATACACAAACACAATTCTTCAAAGGAAACAAAATCATCGCAATCGGTCAGATTAGTGACTTAGGTGATAAAGCACGCGCAGTACATGAAGAACTGATTCCTGTTTTATCAGAATCAAATGCTGATTACATTCTCTGCTTGAATAATGATTTGCGTCCAGTGGTTGGTCAAGTGAAAAACAAGAACATCACGTGGTATGCAAGTATTGAAACGATGATCAATGACTTGAAGTTTTTATGTAACGAAGACTCATTGACATTGTTGAAGTCTTCCAGCGGTGGTACAGACTTCCCCGTGCTCGCTCGAAAGCTACCGCACGTATTATCAGCCAATCGCATTCAATATCAACAAGCTGAGTTGTTTGATGAAATGGCTCGCTTAGGAGAGAGCTATCTCATTATTGATAACGAGACGCTTGAGATTACTCGCGCGCATAACGCTAACAATTCAATGACAATTGATGGGATAGGTCCATTTATCTTCTATCTGTATGCTATGGACCATAACGTCGAGAACACGACACAACCACTCAAAGAATGGGGAACGAACAATCAGACATTCTATACAGGGCGCCCTATATCGACATATGCGCTCTTGAAATATGCTACAAATAGTCCACATCCGTCTGTATTATATGAATTGTCGGATCGTTTATTTAAAAACTTCCGAAATCGAAGTCAGTATACACATCAATTGATTGAGAAATATGATTTCAATCCATCTGTATCAATCAATCTTACTGGACGATTTATGAAAAAAGAACGCCAAAGTTTTTCAGTCCATGACTTGTATCAAATATTGAAAGATTACCAATATGACTTGTTCCGCTTCAGCAATACATTCATTGTCGGTCATAAACATAAAAGCGGATTTATTCGTGGGTGTGATCAAACGATCATTTTCACTTCTCATACTGATCCAGATGCACTCAAATCTTTAATTACCTTCTAA
- a CDS encoding LysM peptidoglycan-binding domain-containing protein, whose amino-acid sequence MRQTNQTNNQRSYTATNGTYTVRSGDSLSAIAARYGTTYQNIMRLNGLNNFLIFPGQKLRVSGSATSQATTQNAGRTQTNTSNGTGAYYTVQPGDSLALIASKYGTTYQNIMNLNGLRGFLIHPGQKLKVSGSAVSNQAVQRQNTTTANTTTSGSYYTVQPGDSLGLIASKYGTTYQNIMNLNGLNSFLIFPGQKLKVTGTTSSQAQTTVTTTAYNTSPVFNHKNYYDWGQCTWHVFNKRQAAGRAISTYWWNANTWDNNAVRDGYLVNNQPAVGSILQSDLGYYGHVAYVERINSDGSILVSEMNYSAGPGVLTYRTIPSYSVRAFKYIH is encoded by the coding sequence GTGCGTCAAACAAATCAAACGAACAATCAAAGAAGTTATACTGCGACCAATGGAACATATACAGTTAGAAGTGGTGACTCGTTATCAGCGATTGCAGCACGCTATGGTACAACGTATCAAAATATTATGCGTTTAAATGGCTTGAACAACTTCTTAATCTTTCCGGGACAAAAACTTCGTGTAAGCGGGTCGGCGACGAGTCAAGCAACAACGCAAAATGCTGGTCGTACTCAGACGAATACAAGCAACGGTACGGGGGCATATTACACGGTACAACCGGGCGATTCATTAGCGTTGATTGCGTCAAAATATGGGACGACATACCAAAATATTATGAACTTGAACGGCTTGAGAGGATTTCTGATTCATCCTGGTCAAAAGTTAAAAGTCAGTGGGTCAGCAGTATCGAATCAAGCAGTACAACGTCAAAATACAACTACTGCTAATACGACGACAAGTGGATCTTATTATACGGTACAACCGGGAGATTCACTGGGGTTGATTGCGTCAAAATATGGAACAACATACCAAAATATTATGAACTTGAACGGCTTAAATAGTTTCTTGATCTTTCCAGGACAAAAGTTGAAAGTGACTGGAACAACAAGTTCTCAAGCACAAACGACAGTGACAACAACAGCTTACAACACATCGCCTGTTTTCAATCATAAAAATTACTATGACTGGGGACAATGTACGTGGCATGTATTTAATAAGCGACAAGCAGCAGGGCGTGCAATCAGTACATATTGGTGGAATGCAAATACATGGGATAATAATGCTGTAAGAGATGGTTATCTCGTAAATAATCAACCAGCAGTTGGATCTATCTTACAATCTGATCTTGGTTATTATGGACATGTTGCTTATGTTGAACGTATCAATAGTGATGGCAGTATTCTTGTATCAGAGATGAATTATAGCGCAGGACCAGGCGTGTTGACATATCGTACAATACCAAGTTATAGCGTACGAGCATTTAAATATATTCATTAA